A stretch of Colletotrichum lupini chromosome 2, complete sequence DNA encodes these proteins:
- a CDS encoding F-box domain-containing protein, whose product MADIEIPAGPAPMEVVDEQGPGLSNPSGKAKGRHRVLCGVQRMSSTPSLARSGRTRSHSNPQRPRGNVSCVSLAGPSTAGTSFTGDSYFPAGATASGYASASSSVPGTPSSEIIQFVGIDGRLAIRRVDNVFPTTQSPGAQTIGLPSDLRTTNKAQVANPAVPKRGFNFWENMPHEMRVHIFSYLSPKQLVRASRVSKTFHKICFDGQLWTSFDATEFYQIIPAESLARIIVAAGPFIKDLNLRGCVQVEHYKRAEVVVKACKNLVNATLEGCRNFQRNTLHSLLRTNDKLAQLNLTGLTAVTNMSCKIIAESCPQLEMFNVSWCVHMDARGIKAVIEGCPRLKDLRAGEVRGFDNLEVAETIYKTNRLERLVLNGCAELNDRALKVMVHGEDPEIDILTDRPIVPPRKWRHLDLSRCARLTSQGVKALGYNVPELQGLRLSGCTALTDAALEPIFASTPRLTHIELEDLSDLTNALFSEHLAKAPCAPWLEHLSISYCENLGDSGVLPIVKNCVSLRAIDLDNTRISDLVLAEAAFMVSNRSQSNAVKPKPKVGLHMVVYDCQNVTWTGIREVLFRNAQSKPSMAEIGKFAYASEAIGLKCFYKFQMTVDEHMKRVLRGDLAAANRLEHRWADYMQASEEAGTTGAGHRRRRRRAREAQMLHADEEEGGNGGRRRGRTVGACTIM is encoded by the coding sequence ATGGCTGACATCGAAATCCCCGCCGGTCCGGCTCCTATGGAAGTCGTTGATGAGCAAGGCCCAGGCCTTTCAAATCCCTCAGGAAAAGCCAAAGGCCGGCACCGCGTGCTCTGTGGTGTGCAACGAATGTCGTCCACGCCTTCGTTGGCGAGGAGTGGCCGCACTAGATCACACAGCAATCCCCAACGTCCGAGGGGGAACGTTTCCTGCGTGAGCTTGGCAGGACCCTCAACCGCGGGGACCTCGTTCACTGGCGACTCTTATTTCCCCGCAGGCGCAACAGCATCAGGCTATGCCAGTGCCTCATCTTCCGTTCCAGGAACACCATCTAGCGAAATCATTCAGTTCGTAGGCATTGATGGCCGACTTGCTATTCGCCGGGTCGACAATGTCTTCCCTACTACGCAATCACCGGGAGCCCAAACCATTGGACTCCCATCCGATTTAAGGACGACGAATAAAGCCCAGGTTGCCAACCCCGCGGTTCCCAAGCGTGGCTTCAACTTCTGGGAGAACATGCCACACGAGATGCGCGTGCACATCTTCTCCTATCTATCACCCAAACAGCTTGTACGAGCTTCACGAGTTAGCAAGACTTTCCACAAGATCTGCTTTGATGGGCAGCTTTGGACGTCTTTTGACGCCACGGAATTCTACCAAATCATCCCTGCCGAATCTCTTGCAAGAATCATCGTAGCCGCTGGGCCCTTCATCAAGGACCTCAACCTCAGGGGCTGCGTTCAGGTCGAACACTATAAGAGGGCCGAGGTAGTCGTCAAGGCCTGCAAGAACTTAGTCAACGCGACGCTCGAGGGATGCCGCAACTTCCAGCGCAACACGTTACACAGCCTGTTGAGAACGAACGATAAGCTCGCTCAGCTCAATTTGACTGGTTTGACAGCGGTTACCAACATGTCGTGCAAAATCATTGCCGAGTCATGTCCGCAGCTGGAGATGTTCAACGTCTCATGGTGCGTACATATGGACGCGAGAGGTATCAAGGCAGTAATCGAAGGGTGTCCGAGGTTGAAGGATTTGAGAGCGGGAGAGGTCAGAGGATTCGACAATCTCGAGGTCGCCGAAACGATATACAAGACGAACAGGCTGGAAAGACTGGTTCTGAACGGCTGTGCCGAGCTCAACGACCGCGCGCTCAAGGTCATGGTTCACGGCGAAGACCCCGAAATCGATATCCTCACCGACCGACCGATCGTTCCCCCGAGGAAATGGCGTCATCTCGACCTCAGCCGCTGCGCCCGTCTGACTTCCCAGGGCGTCAAGGCTCTGGGATACAACGTCCCGGAACTCCAGGGCCTGCGCCTGTCCGGCTGCACCGCCCTCACGGACGCCGCGCTGGAGCCAATCTTCGCATCGACTCCGCGCCTCACACACATTGAGCTCGAAGACCTCTCCGACCTCACAAACGCCCTCTTCTCAGAACACCTGGCCAAGGCACCCTGCGCGCCGTGGCTGGAGCACCTCTCCATCAGCTACTGCGAGAACCTCGGCGACAGCGGCGTCCTCCCCATCGTCAAGAACTGCGTCAGCCTCCGGGCTATCGATCTCGACAACACCCGCATCAGCGACCTTGTCCTCGCCGAGGCGGCCTTCATGGTCAGCAACCGCTCCCAGAGCAACGCCGTCAAGCCAAAACCCAAGGTCGGCCTGCACATGGTCGTCTACGACTGCCAAAACGTCACCTGGACCGGCATCCGCGAGGTCCTCTTCCGCAACGCGCAGTCCAAGCCGTCCATGGCCGAGATTGGCAAGTTCGCCTACGCGTCCGAGGCCATTGGCCTCAAGTGCTTCTACAAGTTCCAGATGACCGTCGACGAGCACATGAAGCGCGTGCTCCGCGGGGACCTCGCTGCCGCCAACCGCCTCGAGCACCGGTGGGCCGACTACATGCAGGCGAGCGAGGAAGCCGGGACCACGGGCGCCGGTCACCGCCGGCGCAGACGAAGAGCGAGGGAGGCGCAAATGTTGCAtgccgacgaggaggagggcggTAACGGCGGTCGGAGGCGGGGTCGAACCGTCGGGGCATGCACGATTATGTAG